A genome region from Labilibaculum antarcticum includes the following:
- a CDS encoding efflux RND transporter permease subunit: MKKITQFSVNYPVTVSMIVMGILLLGYVSLGKLNVDLFPEMNAPRIFVEIKAGERPPEEIEKQFIENIEAQSIRQKGVSQVSSVCMVGSARVTVEYTWGSDMDEAFLDLQKALTSYSQNTEIDEFTITQHDPNASPILIIGMLHPEIKDMDELRKVGENYIRNELIRLEGIAEVELTGTQEKEVRIETNQYLLDAHQITIDQIVQKIRSLNQNVSGGSIVEMGTKYIIKGAGLIRSVQEIENVIVGTKTASSPTSMSAGNQILIKDKVPILLKDVAKVSFVAKKAQNIVRINGERCIGLSIYKETGSNTVQAVEDFEKTMVSIRKALPGYQFIVVQNQGLFIQKAIDEVEETALIGILIAILVLFVFLRRIKVTAIVSFAIPVSIIATFNLMYFNGLSLNIMTLGGLALGAGMLVDNAIVVIENIFRKMELGLSVKDAAIEGTSEVGGAIVASTLTTIVVFLPIVYMHGASGALFKDQAWTVAFSLIASLFVAILMIPMLFHYAYKGKGKNIKFKSVKIGWYGSLLGNLLNKRSLVIGAAGILIVLTGLIFPYVGNEYLPKSGIGEFSLNIQLKEGTQLERTSETVEAIESMLKQSMGDYFETVYTQIGPGSSSATDKAVFQNENTASIKVRLKSEYTAQSEAILENVSQLVSDIPDAEISIIRDETALQSTIGTESAPIEVEVKGKDMKVLEQLSIEIKDLLTQVPDLTNVKTNIEEGAPEVNVVIDRYKAGMFNLSTEGIAGQLQDVLMGKNAGKFEKGGEMNDITIQMPETSLSELPTLLLKSGEKEIPLYEVAHIEKSSSPKQMIRRNQTRIGKISADIRGEIAFDQVIDKINTKLSNIDLPQGYQVSLIGEEQKRQEALSNLSFALMLSIILVYMVLASQFESLIHPFTILLTIPLAGVGAVWAFFLLGMPLNIMAYIGIIMLGGIAVNDSIILVDAINQFKEQGNSLRDSIIMAGENRIRPIIMTSITTILALLPLTIGFGESAALRAPMAIAVIAGLVTSTLLSLVVIPCVYYIFDNMQSYFSKSGNRTSNNTME, from the coding sequence ATGAAGAAAATTACTCAATTTTCAGTCAATTACCCGGTAACAGTATCCATGATTGTTATGGGAATATTGCTTTTGGGATATGTGTCGCTCGGCAAATTAAATGTTGACTTGTTCCCGGAAATGAACGCTCCCCGCATATTTGTGGAAATAAAAGCCGGCGAACGTCCTCCTGAAGAGATCGAAAAGCAATTTATTGAAAATATTGAAGCCCAATCCATCCGACAAAAAGGCGTGAGTCAGGTTTCATCGGTTTGCATGGTTGGCTCGGCAAGGGTGACCGTAGAGTATACATGGGGAAGCGATATGGATGAAGCTTTTCTGGATTTGCAAAAAGCACTTACCTCCTACAGTCAGAACACCGAAATTGATGAATTCACCATTACACAGCACGATCCCAATGCATCCCCGATTTTAATCATCGGAATGCTTCATCCGGAAATTAAAGACATGGATGAATTGCGAAAGGTTGGTGAAAATTATATCCGTAACGAGTTGATTCGTTTAGAGGGAATCGCCGAAGTAGAATTGACTGGTACACAGGAAAAGGAAGTGCGCATAGAAACCAACCAATATCTTTTGGATGCCCACCAAATAACCATCGATCAAATTGTTCAGAAAATAAGAAGCCTGAACCAAAATGTTTCAGGTGGAAGCATTGTTGAGATGGGAACCAAATACATCATTAAAGGGGCAGGTTTAATTCGCAGCGTTCAGGAAATTGAAAATGTAATCGTCGGAACAAAAACAGCCTCATCTCCAACATCAATGAGTGCAGGCAATCAAATTCTGATAAAAGACAAAGTACCCATCCTTTTAAAAGATGTTGCCAAAGTAAGTTTTGTAGCAAAAAAGGCACAAAATATTGTTCGAATCAACGGTGAAAGATGCATTGGTTTATCCATTTACAAAGAAACAGGTTCGAATACAGTTCAGGCAGTTGAAGATTTCGAAAAAACAATGGTTTCTATCCGCAAAGCCTTGCCGGGATATCAGTTTATCGTGGTGCAAAATCAAGGTCTGTTCATTCAGAAAGCAATTGATGAAGTAGAAGAAACAGCACTAATAGGAATTCTAATCGCCATTTTGGTTCTTTTTGTCTTTTTACGAAGAATAAAAGTAACAGCGATTGTCAGTTTTGCAATACCAGTTTCTATCATCGCCACCTTTAATCTAATGTATTTTAACGGACTAAGTCTCAATATCATGACATTGGGTGGTCTGGCTTTAGGCGCCGGTATGTTGGTAGATAATGCCATTGTAGTCATCGAAAACATCTTTCGGAAGATGGAGCTCGGTCTCTCGGTGAAAGATGCGGCCATAGAAGGAACATCGGAAGTTGGAGGTGCTATTGTCGCCTCCACTCTTACCACAATTGTTGTATTTCTGCCAATTGTGTATATGCATGGTGCTTCGGGTGCTTTGTTTAAAGATCAGGCATGGACCGTTGCCTTTTCGTTAATCGCATCGCTTTTTGTAGCCATTTTAATGATTCCCATGTTATTTCATTACGCCTATAAGGGAAAGGGGAAAAACATAAAATTTAAATCAGTAAAAATTGGTTGGTACGGAAGCTTACTGGGCAATTTGCTAAACAAACGAAGCTTGGTAATTGGTGCTGCAGGTATATTGATTGTACTCACAGGTCTTATTTTCCCCTATGTTGGAAATGAATACTTACCCAAAAGCGGAATCGGCGAATTCAGTCTGAATATTCAATTGAAGGAAGGAACTCAACTGGAAAGAACATCTGAAACTGTTGAAGCCATTGAATCCATGCTAAAACAATCCATGGGAGATTATTTCGAAACTGTTTACACGCAAATTGGTCCGGGAAGTAGTTCTGCTACCGATAAAGCTGTATTTCAAAACGAAAATACGGCCAGCATCAAGGTTCGTTTAAAGAGCGAATACACCGCTCAATCGGAAGCCATTCTCGAAAATGTAAGTCAATTAGTCAGTGATATTCCTGATGCTGAAATTTCCATTATTCGTGATGAAACAGCTCTGCAATCGACCATTGGAACAGAAAGTGCTCCAATTGAAGTTGAAGTGAAAGGAAAAGACATGAAAGTTCTGGAACAGCTCTCTATTGAAATTAAGGACCTACTGACTCAGGTTCCCGATTTGACAAATGTAAAAACCAATATTGAAGAAGGAGCTCCTGAAGTAAATGTGGTAATTGATCGCTACAAAGCAGGCATGTTTAACTTGAGCACAGAAGGGATTGCCGGTCAGTTACAAGATGTTTTGATGGGCAAAAATGCAGGTAAATTCGAAAAAGGAGGAGAAATGAATGACATTACCATTCAAATGCCTGAAACAAGTCTTTCCGAATTGCCTACGCTTCTGCTTAAAAGTGGTGAAAAGGAAATCCCACTCTACGAAGTTGCACACATCGAAAAATCATCTTCACCAAAACAAATGATAAGAAGAAATCAGACCAGAATTGGGAAGATAAGTGCCGACATTCGTGGCGAAATTGCTTTTGATCAGGTGATTGACAAAATAAACACAAAACTCTCAAATATTGATTTGCCACAAGGCTATCAGGTAAGTCTTATTGGTGAAGAACAAAAAAGACAGGAAGCACTTTCCAATTTAAGCTTTGCCTTGATGCTTTCTATTATATTGGTATACATGGTTTTGGCTTCTCAGTTTGAATCCCTCATTCACCCATTCACCATTCTTCTAACCATTCCGTTGGCTGGTGTTGGTGCTGTGTGGGCATTTTTCCTTTTGGGAATGCCTCTAAATATCATGGCCTATATTGGTATAATAATGCTCGGAGGAATAGCAGTGAACGACTCCATAATTCTTGTAGATGCCATTAACCAATTCAAAGAACAAGGAAATTCCTTACGCGATTCGATAATTATGGCTGGAGAAAACAGGATTCGCCCAATCATAATGACCAGTATCACCACAATTTTGGCCTTACTGCCACTAACCATTGGTTTTGGTGAAAGTGCTGCTTTACGGGCTCCAATGGCCATAGCGGTAATTGCCGGTTTGGTTACCTCAACGCTTCTAAGCTTAGTTGTTATTCCTTGTGTTTACTATATTTTCGATAACATGCAAAGCTATTTTTCGAAATCGGGGAATAGAACATCAAACAACACAATGGAATAA
- a CDS encoding efflux RND transporter periplasmic adaptor subunit produces the protein MKRIAFFILSIALFSACNDRETDLNKDIAVQVSVQEITSRSIEKFISTTGTVNPIKTVSIKSTVAGKYHLQINPTTGRQFALGDFVKEGTNVIVLEDKEYENNIKIKALELRLEISQQVSEKQLSLYEKGGVTLSEVKNAEIDLINAKYSYEDAIFRLAKLKVKAPFSGTITNLIYHTDNTRIEASSDLLDIMDYSKLHMEINLAEKNMTSVKKGQQVNIINYTIPGDTLIGVLAQLSPAIDSETRSFKAVININNSKLLLRPGMFAKGEIVVARADTTIVIPKDVILNKQKGNTVFVVNKGLAEERVIEFGLENPKEVQVISGLKKKDRLVVKGFETLRNRSKIKVIK, from the coding sequence ATGAAACGAATCGCATTTTTCATTCTAAGCATTGCTCTATTTTCTGCTTGTAATGATAGGGAAACTGATCTGAACAAAGACATCGCAGTTCAGGTATCCGTTCAGGAAATTACATCCAGGAGTATTGAAAAATTCATCAGCACAACAGGAACCGTAAATCCGATAAAAACAGTTAGTATTAAAAGTACCGTGGCTGGAAAATACCACTTGCAAATTAATCCAACAACCGGTCGTCAATTTGCCCTGGGCGATTTCGTAAAAGAGGGAACCAATGTTATTGTTCTTGAAGACAAAGAATACGAGAACAACATTAAAATTAAGGCTTTGGAACTTCGCTTAGAAATATCACAGCAAGTATCGGAAAAGCAACTATCGCTATATGAAAAAGGTGGTGTTACTCTTTCGGAAGTGAAAAATGCTGAAATCGATCTGATTAATGCCAAATATTCTTACGAAGATGCCATATTCCGATTGGCTAAACTAAAGGTGAAAGCCCCATTTTCCGGAACAATCACCAACCTAATCTACCATACTGATAATACCCGAATTGAAGCCTCATCTGACTTGTTAGACATTATGGATTACAGCAAGCTTCACATGGAGATAAATTTAGCGGAAAAGAACATGACTTCAGTTAAAAAAGGACAACAGGTTAATATAATCAATTACACCATTCCCGGTGATACTTTAATAGGTGTTCTTGCTCAATTATCTCCTGCCATCGATTCGGAAACCAGATCTTTTAAAGCTGTTATCAATATCAACAACTCTAAACTTTTGTTGCGCCCGGGCATGTTTGCCAAAGGTGAAATTGTAGTTGCGAGAGCTGACACGACCATTGTGATTCCAAAGGATGTGATTCTGAACAAACAAAAAGGAAATACCGTTTTTGTAGTAAACAAAGGATTGGCCGAGGAACGTGTCATTGAATTTGGATTGGAAAATCCTAAGGAAGTACAGGTGATTTCCGGATTAAAAAAGAAAGATCGATTGGTTGTGAAAGGCTTTGAAACTCTTCGAAACAGATCAAAGATAAAGGTGATAAAATAA
- a CDS encoding TolC family protein — protein MITTRPQQKLLRILICAGAILFSSLYTQAQKDITLNEALLIAFENSPDIKKSRINMQQNKEQLNAQLASLRSRFSFDVTPISYDKTESYNDYFSTWNTSENKKASGTFTVSQPIKFSDGRLSLQNEFGYQDNYSEASNSNYAGYNNSLYLQYDQPLFTFNKTKMDLSRNELNLENATLAYSIQMLNIERQVNQAFYSIYQKQMALKISEEEFANQIVSKDIIASKVEGGLSAREELYQAELNYATSKSNLDNNRVNLENAKDEFKLLLGISLYDDIAVNTDIKYVPVVVNLEKAIENGLSQRLELSQREIDLNNAKFDLIQTSSVNEFRGNVSLSIGIMGNNENLADVYDKPTKSPRVGVTFSIPIFDWGERRARIRAAELEIESREIDKNSLRNDITINIRKIFRNLQNLIQQIDIAKQNEKNAKLTYDINLERYKNGDLTSIDLERFQNQLSEKKMNMANSLINYKLELLNLKIQSLWDFENDRSFVPQELQENLIIE, from the coding sequence ATGATTACAACTAGACCACAACAAAAATTGTTACGAATATTAATATGTGCCGGAGCAATTCTATTTAGCTCTTTATATACTCAGGCTCAAAAAGATATTACTCTGAATGAAGCTCTTCTCATCGCCTTTGAAAATAGTCCCGATATTAAAAAATCGAGAATCAACATGCAACAAAACAAGGAGCAACTGAATGCCCAATTGGCTTCTCTACGTTCTCGTTTTTCCTTTGATGTCACACCAATATCCTACGACAAAACAGAATCGTACAATGATTATTTCTCTACTTGGAATACCTCCGAAAATAAAAAAGCCAGCGGAACATTTACCGTTTCCCAGCCTATCAAGTTTTCCGATGGTAGATTATCATTGCAGAATGAATTCGGGTATCAGGATAATTATTCAGAGGCAAGCAACTCCAACTATGCCGGATATAACAACTCGCTTTATTTGCAGTATGATCAGCCACTTTTCACCTTCAACAAAACCAAAATGGATTTGTCCCGAAATGAGTTAAATCTTGAAAATGCAACTTTGGCTTACTCCATACAAATGCTAAATATTGAAAGGCAGGTAAATCAGGCATTTTATTCCATTTATCAGAAACAAATGGCCTTAAAAATATCTGAAGAAGAATTTGCAAACCAAATAGTAAGCAAAGATATTATCGCAAGTAAAGTTGAAGGTGGATTATCTGCAAGAGAAGAACTCTATCAGGCCGAATTAAATTACGCAACCAGTAAATCGAATCTCGACAACAATCGGGTAAACCTGGAAAATGCCAAAGATGAATTTAAACTTTTGCTGGGAATTTCCTTGTACGATGACATCGCAGTAAATACAGATATTAAATACGTTCCTGTAGTTGTAAATCTTGAAAAAGCCATTGAAAATGGATTGAGCCAACGATTAGAATTATCACAAAGAGAGATCGATTTAAACAACGCAAAATTTGATTTAATACAAACCTCATCGGTAAACGAATTCAGAGGTAACGTGAGCCTTTCGATTGGTATTATGGGCAATAATGAAAATCTGGCCGATGTTTACGACAAACCAACCAAAAGTCCTCGCGTTGGTGTTACTTTTTCCATTCCTATTTTCGATTGGGGAGAACGCAGAGCACGAATCAGAGCTGCCGAACTGGAAATAGAAAGTCGCGAGATTGACAAAAACAGCCTGCGCAACGACATTACCATTAACATTCGAAAAATCTTCCGAAATCTTCAAAACCTAATACAACAAATAGATATTGCCAAGCAAAATGAAAAGAATGCTAAGCTGACTTACGATATCAATTTAGAGCGATATAAAAACGGTGATTTAACCAGTATTGATTTGGAGCGATTTCAAAATCAATTATCCGAAAAGAAAATGAATATGGCTAACTCTCTGATCAACTACAAATTGGAATTACTAAACCTGAAAATTCAATCGCTCTGGGATTTTGAAAACGACAGATCCTTTGTGCCACAGGAATTACAAGAAAATTTGATCATCGAATAA
- a CDS encoding golvesin C-terminal-like domain-containing protein has product MISIHTIRTVAKYETRTLLRSWFFRIFAGLSVLFIGIFNVAAFVENSNAPWIYRALPAAIPYANLIILNLGQAIVAVFLASEFLKQDSKNDTVEVIYARSMTNSEYILGKTIGITGVFVILNFIILLMGIGFSFLSNDSSQSAWVVFYYPLLISIPTLVYILGLAFFLMILLKNQAITFIILLGYIALSIFYLNTKFYHLFDYIAYQVPMMNSTIGGFGNIAEVAIHRGIYFFLGIGFILFTISKLNRLPQSKRLVSLPIYLAIISFLIGGVLAKTYIDINIDNQEFKDELISLNNKYVSFPKSEVTSCVIDLTHTGEEISVKAELEICNNSGSNLDTLLFSLNPNLTVSSVLQNGKDVDFTRQTHLLKIIPSKPILKKDSSKLYIIYRGSIDERTHFLDLNPELTEDNFTAQMFRIRKRFSYLQDNFVCLTSDALWYPISGVGYSSSNPALHSPDFTNYTLKVQTSKNLIPVSQGESRKIEDGVFEFQPEYALPKISLLIGDYRKHSIEVDSLEYSIYSISGNEFYLKHFDVIQDSLPALIRELKNEYESQIDLEYPFKRFALAEVPIQFALDKHIWSISSDAVQPEIIFYPEKGVVMEETDFKKRKNRFEKRMKRDNEEVSDEELQARIFKRFVRGNFMPPPNEWYQFDNVDRNTYSPFPNYYGFSTQMYSQEYPALNIALGVYLQEKNASSSSQNRWQFDGISKEERINLELKKASLIDITKSGIRASKDDNEQIYLNDIFRAKGIHLFSLFQARYGEDNFNSLLKAYIEENQHRKFSFSNFDSLLLARNGESVQADVKNWYTTNKLPGFLIKDLETYKVKEGDHIKYQIRYKISNPEPVDGIVSVSIELNDQNRRRNRRNSGDDKPAFTKSIFIPANSAREVGFVFPSQPGRMNVSTHISENLPNSLIYDFSSFDETKKGNFFNDIKDSEPFDGILSSNEFVVDNEDKGFEYVQVSNKSYLKQWIDDKRITEHEYSRLRTWNPPNEWKNVLRSGFFGKYVKSAFFTKSGQGNRSAIWTAELTNSAQYDVYCHIEKVEHWGRRGNQQKKTDYNFKVYHESGVEEINKNDQELENGWNYLGTFFINPENAKVELTNKSAGAFLFADAIKWVENK; this is encoded by the coding sequence ATGATCTCTATCCACACCATACGCACTGTAGCCAAATACGAAACCCGAACTCTTCTTCGATCATGGTTTTTTAGGATATTTGCAGGACTTTCCGTCTTATTTATTGGAATTTTTAACGTTGCTGCATTTGTCGAAAATAGTAACGCTCCTTGGATATACAGGGCACTACCCGCAGCAATTCCTTATGCCAACCTCATTATTCTAAATTTAGGCCAGGCAATTGTTGCTGTATTTTTAGCCTCCGAGTTCTTAAAGCAGGACAGTAAAAACGATACGGTAGAAGTAATCTATGCGCGCTCGATGACAAACAGCGAATACATTCTGGGAAAAACTATCGGAATCACAGGTGTTTTCGTCATCCTCAATTTTATTATTCTATTAATGGGAATTGGGTTCTCATTTTTAAGTAATGACTCTTCACAAAGCGCCTGGGTTGTATTTTATTATCCTCTTTTAATATCCATACCAACACTGGTTTATATTCTTGGATTGGCTTTCTTTCTAATGATCCTCTTGAAAAACCAAGCCATCACTTTTATCATTTTGTTAGGATACATTGCGTTAAGTATCTTCTATTTAAACACAAAATTCTATCACCTGTTCGATTACATTGCCTATCAGGTACCAATGATGAATTCTACCATTGGAGGGTTTGGAAATATAGCCGAAGTAGCTATTCACCGAGGAATATATTTCTTTCTGGGAATTGGTTTTATTCTCTTCACTATATCCAAATTAAATCGCCTGCCTCAATCGAAAAGATTGGTTTCACTTCCCATCTATTTGGCAATAATCAGTTTTTTAATCGGAGGGGTTTTAGCCAAGACTTACATCGATATTAATATCGACAATCAGGAGTTTAAAGATGAACTGATTAGCCTGAATAACAAATACGTTTCATTCCCTAAGTCAGAAGTTACATCTTGTGTTATTGATCTTACGCATACCGGTGAAGAAATATCAGTGAAAGCCGAACTTGAAATTTGCAATAATTCAGGTTCGAATTTAGATACTCTTCTTTTCAGTTTAAATCCAAACTTGACTGTAAGTTCGGTTCTTCAAAACGGCAAAGATGTAGATTTCACAAGACAAACTCATTTACTAAAAATAATTCCAAGCAAACCCATTCTGAAAAAAGACAGTTCAAAACTGTATATCATTTACAGGGGCTCAATTGATGAACGAACACATTTTCTAGATTTAAATCCGGAGTTGACAGAAGACAACTTTACAGCACAAATGTTTCGAATCCGTAAGCGGTTCTCTTACTTACAAGATAATTTTGTCTGTCTTACAAGCGATGCTTTATGGTATCCTATTTCAGGAGTTGGCTATTCTTCCAGCAATCCGGCTTTACATTCGCCCGATTTTACAAATTATACTTTAAAAGTTCAAACATCGAAGAATCTGATTCCCGTTTCTCAAGGCGAGTCACGCAAAATTGAAGACGGAGTTTTTGAATTTCAGCCAGAATACGCTCTCCCAAAAATTAGTTTGCTAATTGGTGATTATCGGAAACATAGCATCGAGGTCGATTCGTTAGAATACTCAATTTACAGCATTAGTGGAAATGAATTTTATCTGAAGCATTTTGATGTTATTCAAGATAGTTTGCCTGCCCTTATTCGAGAATTGAAAAATGAGTACGAAAGCCAAATAGATCTGGAATATCCGTTCAAACGATTCGCTTTAGCCGAAGTTCCTATTCAATTTGCATTGGATAAACACATTTGGTCGATAAGCAGTGATGCTGTTCAGCCCGAAATCATTTTCTATCCTGAAAAAGGAGTTGTGATGGAGGAAACTGATTTTAAAAAGCGAAAGAATCGATTCGAAAAAAGGATGAAACGGGATAACGAAGAAGTCTCGGATGAAGAATTGCAAGCTCGTATTTTCAAACGATTTGTGCGCGGAAATTTTATGCCACCCCCAAACGAATGGTATCAATTCGACAATGTTGATAGAAATACCTATTCGCCTTTTCCGAATTACTATGGCTTCTCAACACAAATGTATTCTCAGGAATATCCGGCTCTAAATATTGCTTTGGGTGTCTATCTGCAAGAAAAAAATGCCAGCTCATCGTCACAAAATCGTTGGCAATTTGATGGAATCAGTAAAGAAGAACGCATTAATCTTGAATTAAAGAAAGCGTCATTAATAGACATCACAAAATCAGGAATCAGAGCGTCGAAGGACGATAATGAGCAAATCTATTTAAATGATATTTTTAGAGCCAAAGGGATTCATCTGTTCTCTCTGTTTCAAGCAAGATACGGTGAGGACAATTTCAATTCCCTGCTAAAAGCTTATATCGAAGAAAACCAACATCGCAAATTTAGCTTTAGCAATTTCGACAGTTTACTTCTGGCTCGTAATGGGGAATCAGTTCAGGCTGATGTGAAAAATTGGTATACAACGAACAAACTACCTGGCTTTTTAATTAAAGATCTGGAAACCTATAAAGTAAAAGAAGGCGACCATATTAAATACCAAATTCGATATAAGATCTCAAATCCGGAACCGGTGGATGGAATTGTTTCGGTTAGCATTGAATTAAATGATCAAAATCGAAGACGAAACCGGAGAAATTCAGGGGACGACAAACCTGCTTTTACAAAAAGTATTTTCATCCCTGCGAATTCAGCTCGAGAAGTAGGCTTTGTATTTCCTTCTCAACCAGGAAGAATGAATGTGTCTACACATATTTCGGAAAATTTACCCAATAGTTTGATTTATGATTTCTCCTCATTTGATGAGACCAAAAAAGGCAATTTCTTTAATGATATAAAAGACAGTGAACCTTTCGACGGAATTTTATCATCGAATGAATTCGTGGTTGATAATGAGGACAAAGGCTTTGAATATGTACAGGTATCAAACAAAAGTTATCTGAAACAATGGATTGATGACAAACGAATTACCGAGCATGAATATTCAAGATTGCGTACCTGGAATCCACCTAATGAATGGAAAAACGTTTTACGTTCCGGCTTCTTCGGAAAATACGTAAAATCTGCATTCTTCACCAAATCCGGACAAGGGAATCGTTCTGCAATTTGGACCGCTGAGCTTACAAATAGTGCACAGTATGATGTGTATTGTCACATCGAGAAAGTAGAACATTGGGGAAGAAGAGGAAATCAACAAAAAAAGACTGATTATAATTTTAAAGTATATCATGAATCCGGAGTCGAAGAAATAAATAAAAATGATCAGGAATTAGAAAATGGCTGGAATTACCTGGGTACTTTCTTTATAAATCCGGAAAACGCAAAAGTAGAATTGACAAACAAATCGGCAGGCGCTTTTCTGTTTGCTGATGCAATTAAATGGGTTGAAAACAAATAA
- a CDS encoding ABC transporter ATP-binding protein, whose product MQINIHDLSKIYPNGKKALDTINLEIGTGMFGLLGPNGAGKSSLMRILVTLMKPSVGSVSIDSFDLEKNRKEIRSMLGYLPQDFRFFSQLKTWEFLDYAASLSGIRKKSIRRDKVDEWLDKVGLFDVRERDANKLSGGMKRRLGIAQTLIGSPKIIVVDEPTTGLDPEERIRFRNILSELSQQDVIIILSTHIVGDISSICNNLALLNNGQLAFKGSPEALIEKARGHVWQVSTSGYEYDLIKDKYAVVSTIPTQEGWDVQLIGDGSQFANAIELEPTLEHAYVYFMEMSSALI is encoded by the coding sequence ATGCAAATCAATATTCACGACCTAAGTAAAATCTATCCAAACGGTAAAAAAGCTCTGGATACTATTAATCTGGAAATTGGTACTGGAATGTTTGGTTTGCTTGGTCCAAATGGTGCAGGGAAATCAAGCTTAATGCGAATTTTGGTTACGCTAATGAAGCCTAGCGTGGGTTCTGTTTCAATTGATTCATTTGATTTAGAAAAAAACAGGAAAGAAATTAGAAGCATGTTGGGCTATCTACCTCAGGATTTTAGATTTTTCTCACAACTAAAAACATGGGAATTTTTAGACTATGCGGCCTCTCTTTCCGGGATAAGAAAAAAAAGTATTAGAAGAGATAAAGTTGACGAATGGCTTGATAAGGTAGGTTTATTCGATGTTCGGGAAAGAGATGCGAATAAGCTGTCTGGAGGAATGAAACGCCGACTGGGAATTGCCCAAACATTAATCGGCTCTCCAAAAATTATCGTTGTTGATGAACCAACAACTGGTCTTGATCCAGAGGAAAGAATACGATTTAGAAATATATTATCAGAACTGAGTCAACAAGATGTGATCATCATACTATCTACTCATATTGTTGGAGATATTTCAAGCATTTGTAACAATCTGGCCTTACTAAACAACGGACAGCTTGCTTTTAAAGGAAGCCCGGAGGCTCTTATTGAAAAAGCCCGCGGACATGTTTGGCAAGTGAGTACTTCAGGCTACGAATACGATCTGATTAAAGATAAATATGCCGTGGTTTCAACGATTCCAACGCAAGAAGGATGGGATGTTCAGTTAATTGGAGACGGCAGTCAATTTGCCAATGCAATTGAGCTGGAACCAACTTTGGAACATGCATACGTTTATTTCATGGAAATGTCTTCGGCACTAATCTAG
- a CDS encoding rhodanese-like domain-containing protein has protein sequence MSIFLKNDPSDKLDFTPLELVQEMEKRKDFLMLDVREHTEIKICHLENAIHVPMGQIPNKLEDLPKNKDLIVFCHMGVRSKQVMNYLRKNGFSRAFNLKGGIDRWSVEVDPKVQRYR, from the coding sequence GTGAGTATTTTTTTAAAAAATGATCCATCAGATAAATTAGACTTTACACCATTGGAATTGGTGCAGGAAATGGAGAAAAGGAAGGATTTTCTGATGCTTGATGTCCGTGAACACACGGAAATTAAAATTTGTCATCTGGAAAATGCAATACATGTTCCCATGGGCCAGATTCCTAATAAATTAGAAGACTTACCTAAGAATAAGGACTTAATCGTTTTTTGTCATATGGGGGTTCGCAGCAAACAGGTTATGAATTATTTGCGAAAAAATGGATTCTCACGTGCATTTAATCTAAAAGGAGGCATCGATCGTTGGTCGGTAGAGGTTGATCCAAAGGTTCAGAGGTATCGATAG